From a single Salmo salar chromosome ssa22, Ssal_v3.1, whole genome shotgun sequence genomic region:
- the patz1 gene encoding POZ (BTB) and AT hook-containing zinc finger 1 isoform X2, whose product MLHEFGMERIAEQSWNSSYTYQVSKHSAEMLHNLNIQRKDGGKFCDVILRVGEESFPAHKAVLAACSEYFESVFGCQTEGDGEAKELEMHTISPKVFKDILDFAYTSRIVVRLECFPELMTAAKFLLMRSVIEICQEVIKQSNVQILVPPSRRGDVSLFRATGGSEFSFTLAVDNMSTGNGLFTNNGQKHNVDGNRANDTVMSDGSSQTSMPVLQPVSPSEMTGNPFQEEGSSGSKRGRGRPKKGTVMEPIHYNISTSDVKEDIEQIFPCGICGKAFTEAVRLRNHEAQHGASSHGASSGDGLSGEGGPTSISHSGQPGLLENGMPLHGGVGLENSRKRERTRRHVGCDICGKVFRDVYHLNRHKLSHSGEKPYACHVCGLRFKRKDRMSYHVRSHDGSVGKPYLCQSCGKGFSRPDHLNGHIKQVHTTERPHKCQICNASFATRDRLRSHLACHEDKIPCQMCGKYLRAAYMTDHLKKHSEGPHNYCGICNKDGQENAGKCPHQGESEGDEPLFGDLSNGDEIKSPHKSEEEELGTPFDCNGTSTDTGAVGGSPPGGVKAKTSQDSPVKKFPCSECTQTFRTKSYLNKHVNRVHHHGVQKSLVVGVGSGSGLGELGPSLGSPFSPQQNMSLLESFGFQIVQSAFASSLVDSEAGHSGMELGGK is encoded by the exons ATGTTGCATGAATTCGGCATGGAGAGAATAGCGGAGCAGTCGTGGAATTCTTCATACACCTATCAGGTGAGCAAGCATAGCGCGGAGATGCTACACAACCTCAACATTCAGAGGAAAGATGGAGGCAAGTTTTGCGATGTGATCTTGCGCGTCGGCGAAGAGAGCTTCCCTGCCCACAAGGCGGTACTGGCGGCGTGCAGCGAGTATTTCGAGTCTGTTTTTGGTTGTCAAACGGAGGGCGACGGGGAGGCGAAAGAGCTCGAGATGCATACGATAAGTCCCAAAGTTTTTAAAGACATTTTGGACTTTGCCTACACCTCTAGGATTGTGGTACGATTGGAATGTTTCCCCGAGTTGATGACGGCTGCTAAATTTCTGCTAATGCGTTCTGTAATCGAGATATGCCAAGAAGTAATCAAACAGTCCAATGTACAAATTCTTGTTCCACCCTCAAGAAGAGGCGACGTCAGTTTATTCCGTGCCACGGGGGGCTCTGAATTTAGTTTCACATTGGCTGTAGACAACATGTCAACTGGGAATGGCTTGTTTACCAACAATGGGCAGAAGCATAATGTGGATGGAAATCGGGCCAATGATACAGTCATGTCGGATGGCAGCTCCCAGACCTCCATGCCAGTCCTGCAGCCCGTGTCTCCATCAGAGATGACGGGCAACCCGTTCCAAGAAGAGGGCTCTTCGGGTTCCAAGAGAGGCAGGGGGCGACCAAAGAAGGGGACAGTCATGGAGCCTATTCATTACAACATCAGCACCTCTGACGTTAAAGAAGACATTGAGCAGATATTTCCTTGTGGAATATGTGGCAAGGCATTTACAGAGGCTGTGCGGTTGAGAAACCACGAAGCGCAGCATGGAGCGTCCAGTCATGGCGCGAGTAGCGGCGACGGCTTGTCTGGCGAGGGAGGCCCTACCTCGATATCGCACTCTGGTCAGCCAGGTCTGTTGGAGAATGGCATGCCATTGCATGGAGGAGTAGGCCTAGAAAACAGCCGTAAGCGCGAGAGGACGAGACGTCACGTTGGTTGTGACATTTGTGGGAAGGTGTTCCGAGATGTCTACCACCTGAACCGACACAAGTTGTCTCATTCCGGGGAAAAGCCATATGCTTGCCATGTCTGTGGCCTGCGGTTCAAGCGCAAGGACAGGATGTCATACCATGTCAGGTCACATGATGGATCTGTGGGTAAACCCTACCTCTGTCAAAGCTGTGGAAAGGGGTTTTCCAG GCCAGACCATTTGAATGGACACATCAAGCAGGTTCACACAACAGAGAGACCCCATAAGTGCCAG ATTTGTAATGCTTCCTTTGCTACAAGAGATCGCCTGCGTTCCCACCTAGCTTGTCATGAGGACAAGATCCCCTGCCAGATGTGTGGGAAGTACCTCCGAGCTGCATACATGACCGACCACCTCAAGAAACACAGTGAAGGACCTCACAACTACTGTGGTATATGCAACAAAG ACGGGCAGGAGAATGCTGGAAAATGCCCCCATCAAGGAGAATCTGAGGGAGACGAGCCGTTATTCGGGGATCTGTCCAACGGCGACGAAATTAAGTCTCCGCAcaagtctgaggaagaggagctTGGGACGCCATTCGACTGCAACGGAACCTCTACCGATACCGGGGCCGTGGGAGGGTCGCCACCAGGTGGCGTTAAAGCCAAGACCAGCCAGGACTCTCCAGTGAAGAAGTTCCCTTGCAGCGAGTGCACCCAGACCTTCCGCACCAAGTCTTACCTCAATAAGCACGTCAACAGAGTGCACCATCATGGGGTCCAGAAGAGTCTAGTGGTGggtgtagggtcagggtcaggtctGGGGGAGCTGGGTCCTTCCCTGGGCTCACCCTTCTCCCCTCAACAGAACATGTCTCTGCTGGAGTCATTTGGCTTCCAGATCGTCCAGTCTGCCTTTGCCTCGTCGCTGGTGGACTCTGAGGCAGGACATAGTGGGATGGAGCTGGGGGGGAAGTGA
- the patz1 gene encoding POZ (BTB) and AT hook-containing zinc finger 1 isoform X1, producing MLHEFGMERIAEQSWNSSYTYQVSKHSAEMLHNLNIQRKDGGKFCDVILRVGEESFPAHKAVLAACSEYFESVFGCQTEGDGEAKELEMHTISPKVFKDILDFAYTSRIVVRLECFPELMTAAKFLLMRSVIEICQEVIKQSNVQILVPPSRRGDVSLFRATGGSEFSFTLAVDNMSTGNGLFTNNGQKHNVDGNRANDTVMSDGSSQTSMPVLQPVSPSEMTGNPFQEEGSSGSKRGRGRPKKGTVMEPIHYNISTSDVKEDIEQIFPCGICGKAFTEAVRLRNHEAQHGASSHGASSGDGLSGEGGPTSISHSGQPGLLENGMPLHGGVGLENSRKRERTRRHVGCDICGKVFRDVYHLNRHKLSHSGEKPYACHVCGLRFKRKDRMSYHVRSHDGSVGKPYLCQSCGKGFSRPDHLNGHIKQVHTTERPHKCQICNASFATRDRLRSHLACHEDKIPCQMCGKYLRAAYMTDHLKKHSEGPHNYCGICNKDLCTSRRLLVTFPEADGHCFLPQAGPPSLGLQPELLLGKPGPGGAPYFWECHSAGPPGFHPLHGPLPDGQENAGKCPHQGESEGDEPLFGDLSNGDEIKSPHKSEEEELGTPFDCNGTSTDTGAVGGSPPGGVKAKTSQDSPVKKFPCSECTQTFRTKSYLNKHVNRVHHHGVQKSLVVGVGSGSGLGELGPSLGSPFSPQQNMSLLESFGFQIVQSAFASSLVDSEAGHSGMELGGK from the exons ATGTTGCATGAATTCGGCATGGAGAGAATAGCGGAGCAGTCGTGGAATTCTTCATACACCTATCAGGTGAGCAAGCATAGCGCGGAGATGCTACACAACCTCAACATTCAGAGGAAAGATGGAGGCAAGTTTTGCGATGTGATCTTGCGCGTCGGCGAAGAGAGCTTCCCTGCCCACAAGGCGGTACTGGCGGCGTGCAGCGAGTATTTCGAGTCTGTTTTTGGTTGTCAAACGGAGGGCGACGGGGAGGCGAAAGAGCTCGAGATGCATACGATAAGTCCCAAAGTTTTTAAAGACATTTTGGACTTTGCCTACACCTCTAGGATTGTGGTACGATTGGAATGTTTCCCCGAGTTGATGACGGCTGCTAAATTTCTGCTAATGCGTTCTGTAATCGAGATATGCCAAGAAGTAATCAAACAGTCCAATGTACAAATTCTTGTTCCACCCTCAAGAAGAGGCGACGTCAGTTTATTCCGTGCCACGGGGGGCTCTGAATTTAGTTTCACATTGGCTGTAGACAACATGTCAACTGGGAATGGCTTGTTTACCAACAATGGGCAGAAGCATAATGTGGATGGAAATCGGGCCAATGATACAGTCATGTCGGATGGCAGCTCCCAGACCTCCATGCCAGTCCTGCAGCCCGTGTCTCCATCAGAGATGACGGGCAACCCGTTCCAAGAAGAGGGCTCTTCGGGTTCCAAGAGAGGCAGGGGGCGACCAAAGAAGGGGACAGTCATGGAGCCTATTCATTACAACATCAGCACCTCTGACGTTAAAGAAGACATTGAGCAGATATTTCCTTGTGGAATATGTGGCAAGGCATTTACAGAGGCTGTGCGGTTGAGAAACCACGAAGCGCAGCATGGAGCGTCCAGTCATGGCGCGAGTAGCGGCGACGGCTTGTCTGGCGAGGGAGGCCCTACCTCGATATCGCACTCTGGTCAGCCAGGTCTGTTGGAGAATGGCATGCCATTGCATGGAGGAGTAGGCCTAGAAAACAGCCGTAAGCGCGAGAGGACGAGACGTCACGTTGGTTGTGACATTTGTGGGAAGGTGTTCCGAGATGTCTACCACCTGAACCGACACAAGTTGTCTCATTCCGGGGAAAAGCCATATGCTTGCCATGTCTGTGGCCTGCGGTTCAAGCGCAAGGACAGGATGTCATACCATGTCAGGTCACATGATGGATCTGTGGGTAAACCCTACCTCTGTCAAAGCTGTGGAAAGGGGTTTTCCAG GCCAGACCATTTGAATGGACACATCAAGCAGGTTCACACAACAGAGAGACCCCATAAGTGCCAG ATTTGTAATGCTTCCTTTGCTACAAGAGATCGCCTGCGTTCCCACCTAGCTTGTCATGAGGACAAGATCCCCTGCCAGATGTGTGGGAAGTACCTCCGAGCTGCATACATGACCGACCACCTCAAGAAACACAGTGAAGGACCTCACAACTACTGTGGTATATGCAACAAAG ACCTCTGCACCAGTCGCCGGCTGCTGGTCACCTTCCCAGAGGCAGATGGTCACTGCTTTCTCCCCCAGGCTGGTCCTCCCTCCCTGGGTCTGCAGCCCGAGCTGCTCCTGGGGAAACCGGGGCCTGGGGGGGCTCCATATTTCTGGGAGTGCCACTCTGCCGGGCCGCCTGGGTTTCACCCCCTCCACGGGCCTCTGCCAG ACGGGCAGGAGAATGCTGGAAAATGCCCCCATCAAGGAGAATCTGAGGGAGACGAGCCGTTATTCGGGGATCTGTCCAACGGCGACGAAATTAAGTCTCCGCAcaagtctgaggaagaggagctTGGGACGCCATTCGACTGCAACGGAACCTCTACCGATACCGGGGCCGTGGGAGGGTCGCCACCAGGTGGCGTTAAAGCCAAGACCAGCCAGGACTCTCCAGTGAAGAAGTTCCCTTGCAGCGAGTGCACCCAGACCTTCCGCACCAAGTCTTACCTCAATAAGCACGTCAACAGAGTGCACCATCATGGGGTCCAGAAGAGTCTAGTGGTGggtgtagggtcagggtcaggtctGGGGGAGCTGGGTCCTTCCCTGGGCTCACCCTTCTCCCCTCAACAGAACATGTCTCTGCTGGAGTCATTTGGCTTCCAGATCGTCCAGTCTGCCTTTGCCTCGTCGCTGGTGGACTCTGAGGCAGGACATAGTGGGATGGAGCTGGGGGGGAAGTGA
- the patz1 gene encoding POZ (BTB) and AT hook-containing zinc finger 1 isoform X3 — MLHEFGMERIAEQSWNSSYTYQVSKHSAEMLHNLNIQRKDGGKFCDVILRVGEESFPAHKAVLAACSEYFESVFGCQTEGDGEAKELEMHTISPKVFKDILDFAYTSRIVVRLECFPELMTAAKFLLMRSVIEICQEVIKQSNVQILVPPSRRGDVSLFRATGGSEFSFTLAVDNMSTGNGLFTNNGQKHNVDGNRANDTVMSDGSSQTSMPVLQPVSPSEMTGNPFQEEGSSGSKRGRGRPKKGTVMEPIHYNISTSDVKEDIEQIFPCGICGKAFTEAVRLRNHEAQHGASSHGASSGDGLSGEGGPTSISHSGQPGLLENGMPLHGGVGLENSRKRERTRRHVGCDICGKVFRDVYHLNRHKLSHSGEKPYACHVCGLRFKRKDRMSYHVRSHDGSVGKPYLCQSCGKGFSRPDHLNGHIKQVHTTERPHKCQICNASFATRDRLRSHLACHEDKIPCQMCGKYLRAAYMTDHLKKHSEGPHNYCGICNKGFSTASYLKVHVKSHHGSPLLPRTAQAHGAFPALHGEPQMHSGAPYHTGRQCTVEGKQPPTPFRSILPPSIGYVSSCFVLIIICSAACGENLLHLFLKPGKNTSIHKHAHKAYRHSCLCLRSEANAKGSIPSVPPSANSRDNVFRSTICTAG; from the exons ATGTTGCATGAATTCGGCATGGAGAGAATAGCGGAGCAGTCGTGGAATTCTTCATACACCTATCAGGTGAGCAAGCATAGCGCGGAGATGCTACACAACCTCAACATTCAGAGGAAAGATGGAGGCAAGTTTTGCGATGTGATCTTGCGCGTCGGCGAAGAGAGCTTCCCTGCCCACAAGGCGGTACTGGCGGCGTGCAGCGAGTATTTCGAGTCTGTTTTTGGTTGTCAAACGGAGGGCGACGGGGAGGCGAAAGAGCTCGAGATGCATACGATAAGTCCCAAAGTTTTTAAAGACATTTTGGACTTTGCCTACACCTCTAGGATTGTGGTACGATTGGAATGTTTCCCCGAGTTGATGACGGCTGCTAAATTTCTGCTAATGCGTTCTGTAATCGAGATATGCCAAGAAGTAATCAAACAGTCCAATGTACAAATTCTTGTTCCACCCTCAAGAAGAGGCGACGTCAGTTTATTCCGTGCCACGGGGGGCTCTGAATTTAGTTTCACATTGGCTGTAGACAACATGTCAACTGGGAATGGCTTGTTTACCAACAATGGGCAGAAGCATAATGTGGATGGAAATCGGGCCAATGATACAGTCATGTCGGATGGCAGCTCCCAGACCTCCATGCCAGTCCTGCAGCCCGTGTCTCCATCAGAGATGACGGGCAACCCGTTCCAAGAAGAGGGCTCTTCGGGTTCCAAGAGAGGCAGGGGGCGACCAAAGAAGGGGACAGTCATGGAGCCTATTCATTACAACATCAGCACCTCTGACGTTAAAGAAGACATTGAGCAGATATTTCCTTGTGGAATATGTGGCAAGGCATTTACAGAGGCTGTGCGGTTGAGAAACCACGAAGCGCAGCATGGAGCGTCCAGTCATGGCGCGAGTAGCGGCGACGGCTTGTCTGGCGAGGGAGGCCCTACCTCGATATCGCACTCTGGTCAGCCAGGTCTGTTGGAGAATGGCATGCCATTGCATGGAGGAGTAGGCCTAGAAAACAGCCGTAAGCGCGAGAGGACGAGACGTCACGTTGGTTGTGACATTTGTGGGAAGGTGTTCCGAGATGTCTACCACCTGAACCGACACAAGTTGTCTCATTCCGGGGAAAAGCCATATGCTTGCCATGTCTGTGGCCTGCGGTTCAAGCGCAAGGACAGGATGTCATACCATGTCAGGTCACATGATGGATCTGTGGGTAAACCCTACCTCTGTCAAAGCTGTGGAAAGGGGTTTTCCAG GCCAGACCATTTGAATGGACACATCAAGCAGGTTCACACAACAGAGAGACCCCATAAGTGCCAG ATTTGTAATGCTTCCTTTGCTACAAGAGATCGCCTGCGTTCCCACCTAGCTTGTCATGAGGACAAGATCCCCTGCCAGATGTGTGGGAAGTACCTCCGAGCTGCATACATGACCGACCACCTCAAGAAACACAGTGAAGGACCTCACAACTACTGTGGTATATGCAACAAAG GTTTCTCCACTGCATCCTACCTTAAGGTGCACGTAAAATCGCACCATGGCTCACCATTGCTCCCCCGTACTGCCCAAGCACACGGTGCCTTCCCTGCGCTGCACGGGGAGCCGCAGATGCACAGCGGCGCCCCCTACCACACGGGACGCCAGTGCACAGTGGAAGGCAAGCAGCCGCCCACCCCGTTCCGCTCCATCCTGCCTCCAAGCATAGGCTATGTCTCTTCTTGCTTTGTGTTGATCATCATCTGCTCTGCTGCTTGTGGGGAAAACCTGCTGCATCTGTTTTTAAAGCCTGGCAAAAACACAAGcatacacaaacatgcacacaaagCATATAGGCATTCCTGCCTGTGCCTGCGCAGTGAAGCTAACGCTAAAGGATCCATCCCCTCTGTGCCTCCATCAGCTAACAGTAGGGACAATGTCTTCAGAAGCACCATATGTACAGCAGGCTGA